The following coding sequences lie in one Danio rerio strain Tuebingen ecotype United States chromosome 3, GRCz12tu, whole genome shotgun sequence genomic window:
- the wnk4b gene encoding serine/threonine-protein kinase WNK4 isoform X2: MLKLSDKVDRVVECQLQTHNSKMVTFKFDLDGDNPEDIATVMVLNEFILPGEKEGFIHRMRDIIRRAEALMRREPLEPLGSTDTAHLNYLSGVGSLSASQPNLYTQGLARTHSSSSLPDYAAGPLTRGSSPTLSADFYVDPDAVPPVRPLRSQSFHTTGSTHNFQSPAPTYSQFSHPDVLPHHLPNQMSAMPPQFNNPAYFHNSHFSPYPYQVDHASLKSPLNPSPLTRVPSNPNFSSSSSSSSMVSPVQQSVEMPPQAETSTLPPGVAHSQGSQAPGMWPPPSQQPFISLANVLSLAMNFAQSFIPPGSMPQGFHPQMTPQPGYGPMYPQHASMSAVDAQFHQGALNSQYMDMYQYADPHTQILAQVPEPQEGRQTMSPQAVSLGETRTGMTPEVKQSIPTNPSPSPVSKSVPLAENQSTTLGQLRERADSSASSSRTTSSTSSPASSTSASPQNTVSPPVLRSSPTLSMSLAVSETTTNIAAKCRLSPISEEKKPFVTVGRFHVSPSKEIPIQAPNPTPSLTQTPIPTTPSTSMLTQTSHKTLPQTTPPTNNSQSDSSTDVQVDSESTPSSLNESSPLTKQPNVTLPKADTAPVWTGETKSLDRRVVDPDERCEIGEEVEEGTERRRRRISVSLLDSSAGSPQFSLNQPWMSYTRSTSYASSDDTESEDEEMYQELQELRERHVEEVQALQASQKQEIEELYKRIGKVPPPGIVSPAAMLSSRQRRLSKSSGYPTSRRNSLQRLEILPPTGIMRKNSMSGSSSGSQERSSKGVTFATDYARI, encoded by the exons GTACTTAATGAGTTTATTCTACCTGGGGAGAAGGAGGGATTCATCCACCGCATGCGGGACATCATTCGTCGGGCAGAGGCCCTGATGAGGAGAGAGCCTTTAGAGCCGCTGGGGTCGACAGACACTGCTCATCTCAATTACCTGAGCGGAGTCGGCTCTCTGTCCGCctcacag CCCAATCTCTACACACAGGGCCTCGCTCGCACACACTCCTCTTCCTCACTGCCAG ATTATGCTGCTGGTCCATTGACTCGGGGTTCCTCACCTACTCTAAGTGCCGACTTTTATGTTGATCCTGATGCCGTTCCACCCGTCCGTCCTCTGCGTTCACAATCCTTCCACACTACAG GTTCAACCCACAACTTCCAGTCCCCTGCACCCACTTACTCGCAGTTCTCCCACCCTGATGTTCTGCCACATCACCTGCCGAATCAGATGTCTGCCATGCCCCCTCAGTTCAACAATCCAGCATATTTCCATAACTCCCACttttccccttacccctaccaaGTGGACCATGCTTCCCTGAAGAGCCCCCTCAACCCAAGTCCACTCACCCGTGTCCCCAGCAACCCAAACTTCTCTTCCTCATCTTCTTCCTCTTCTATGGTTTCACCAGTTCAGCAGTCCGTTGAGATGCCACCTCAAGCAGAAACCAGCACTCTACCGCCTGGAGTTGCTCATTCACAAGGTTCGCAAGCTCCAGGCATGTGGCCACCACCTTCCCAGCAGCCTTTTATTTCACTTGCCAATGTTCTATCTCTGGCTATGAACTTTGCACAGTCCTTTATCCCCCCTGGATCCATGCCTCAAGGTTTCCACCCTCAAATGACCCCTCAGCCTGGGTATGGCCCTATGTACCCTCAGCATGCGAGCATGAGCGCTGTCGATGCTCAGTTCCACCAGGGGGCACTGAACAGTCAGTACATGGATATGTACCAATATGCTGATCCACATACACAGATTCTGGCACAAGTTCCTGAACCTCAAGAAGGGAGACAAACGATGTCTCCACAAGCAGTCTCTCTTGGAGAAACAAGAACAGGCATGACTCCCGAGGTTAAACAATCCATTCCCACAAACCCAAGCCCTTCTCCTGTGAGCAAAAGTGTCCCTCTGGCAGAGAACCAGTCCACCACCTTGGGGCAGCTCAGAGAGCGGGCGGACAGTTCAGCGTCGAGCTCCCGCACCACATCCAGCACAAGCTCACCAGCATCTTCCACATCCGCTAGTCCGCAAAACACT GTTTCTCCGCCCGTCCTAAGGTCCTCCCCGACTCTGTCCATGTCTCTGGCGGTGTCTGAAACTACTACTAATATTGCAGCCAAATGCAGACTCTCACCTATATCTGAAG AGAAAAAGCCTTTTGTGACTGTGGGACGGTTCCATGTTAGTCCAAGCAAGGAAATCCCAATTCAAGCTCCCAACCCGACTCCTAGCCTGACGCAAACTCCTATCCCCACAACTCCATCCACATCAATGCTAACCCAAACATCTCATAAAACACTTCCCCAAACCACGCCCCCCAcaaacaacagccaatcagacagCAGCACAGATGTCCAGGTGGATTCTGAAAGCACTCCCAGCTCTCTAAATGAGTCCTCACCACTCACCAAGCAGCCTAACGTGACTTTACCCAAAGCAGACACCGCCCCCGTATGGACTGGAGAAACCAAATCCCTAGACAGAAGAGTTGTAGATCCTGATGAGAGATGTGAAATAggggaggaggtggaggaggggACAGAAAGGAGGCGGAGGAGGATAAGTGTGAGTCTGCTGGACAGTTCGGCCGGGAGTCCTCAGTTCAGTCTAAATCAGCCGTGGATGAGTTACACACGCAGCACATCGTACGCCAGCAGCGACGACACTGAGAGCGAAGACGAGGAAATGTATCAGGAGCTCCAGGAACTCAGAGAGAG ACATGTTGAAGAGGTTCAGGCCCTCCAGGCCTCACAAAAGCAGGAGATCGAGGAGCTGTACAAGCGCATTGGTAAAGTGCCCCCTCCTGGAATCGTCTCCCCAGCGGCCATGTTGTCTAGCCGGCAGCGTCGCCTGTCTAAGAGCAGCGGATACCCCACCTCTCGCAGAAACAGCTTGCAGAGATTGGAGATACTGCCCCCTACAG